One Thermococcus sp. JdF3 genomic window carries:
- a CDS encoding MoxR family ATPase, translating into MKVGEIHEKGNAVLSEVKKAIVGKDEVLRLILTTILADGHVLLEDLPGLAKTLMAKSFAKALGVQFTRVQFTPDLLPSDILGVSVFNQKTLEFEFRKGPVFTNILLADEINRAPPKTQSALLEAMQERQVTVEGSTHSLPRPFIVIATQNPIEQEGTYPLPEAQLDRFLVRLRVGYPSKAEEIEILRRRMARKKEEPDVQTVLSAEEVVEMQRAVEEVYVSDAILEYITDIVTATREDRREIEIGASPRGSLALLKLSRAYAALNGRDYVIPDDVKAVAVPALSHRLILKRELWYTKVSQESIMEKLLERVPVPKFE; encoded by the coding sequence ATGAAGGTGGGAGAGATACACGAGAAGGGTAACGCCGTTCTCTCGGAGGTAAAGAAAGCGATAGTCGGGAAGGACGAGGTGCTGAGGCTTATCCTGACCACGATACTCGCCGACGGCCACGTCCTGCTGGAGGATCTGCCGGGACTGGCAAAGACCCTGATGGCCAAGAGCTTCGCCAAGGCCCTCGGCGTCCAGTTCACCCGCGTCCAGTTCACGCCGGACCTGCTCCCGAGCGACATACTTGGAGTGAGTGTCTTCAACCAGAAGACCCTCGAGTTCGAGTTCAGGAAGGGGCCGGTCTTCACCAACATACTCCTCGCGGACGAGATAAACCGCGCCCCGCCGAAGACACAGTCCGCTCTACTCGAGGCCATGCAGGAGAGGCAGGTTACCGTTGAGGGAAGCACCCACTCGCTTCCCAGGCCCTTCATCGTCATCGCGACCCAGAACCCGATAGAGCAGGAGGGAACCTACCCGCTCCCGGAGGCCCAGCTTGACAGGTTCCTCGTCCGCCTCCGCGTCGGCTACCCCTCGAAGGCGGAGGAGATAGAGATACTCCGCAGGAGAATGGCCAGGAAGAAGGAGGAACCGGACGTCCAGACGGTTCTGAGCGCGGAGGAAGTGGTCGAGATGCAGAGGGCTGTGGAGGAGGTCTACGTCAGCGACGCCATACTGGAGTACATAACGGACATCGTGACGGCCACCAGGGAGGACAGGAGGGAGATAGAGATAGGCGCCTCTCCGAGGGGGAGCCTGGCCCTTCTTAAGCTCTCCAGGGCCTACGCCGCCCTCAACGGAAGGGACTACGTGATTCCCGACGACGTTAAAGCCGTTGCCGTTCCGGCTTTGAGCCACAGGCTTATCCTCAAGCGCGAGCTGTGGTACACCAAGGTGAGCCAGGAGAGCATAATGGAGAAGCTCCTCGAGCGCGTTCCGGTTCCTAAATTCGAGTGA
- a CDS encoding carbohydrate kinase family protein gives MELDLVVLGHVSIDHIRFPGREEVLLPGGAAAAVATSAALAGARVGLVTKVGEDFPREWLEKLSSVLDVRGVQILPGKTIHIYMIYHEDGSVDAPVEMGVARNMGETQIPEEYMEAKVFHIAPIPPEEQLKALKRLEGKRTSLDFNPTYMADYREKTDLLRAVVSRAEIIFPNEREALVMTRAESVEEAARVLHEWGAGIVVVTRGERGVLVYDGEFQEFPALSIDPHEIVDPTGAGDAFAGGFLAGYARGEPLETCVKLGLERAREVLKKKGSWSI, from the coding sequence ATGGAACTTGACCTGGTTGTCCTCGGACACGTCTCGATTGACCACATAAGGTTCCCCGGAAGGGAGGAGGTACTTCTGCCGGGCGGAGCGGCGGCGGCCGTGGCCACCTCCGCCGCCCTGGCCGGGGCGAGGGTCGGGCTGGTCACCAAGGTGGGGGAGGACTTTCCGCGGGAGTGGCTCGAAAAGCTCTCCTCCGTTCTGGACGTTAGGGGCGTTCAAATCCTGCCCGGAAAGACGATTCACATCTACATGATTTACCACGAGGACGGGAGCGTCGATGCCCCTGTGGAGATGGGTGTTGCCAGGAATATGGGTGAAACGCAGATCCCAGAGGAGTACATGGAGGCAAAAGTATTTCACATCGCACCCATTCCGCCGGAGGAGCAACTGAAGGCCCTGAAGAGGCTCGAGGGGAAGAGGACGAGCCTGGACTTTAACCCGACGTACATGGCCGACTACCGGGAGAAAACGGACCTCCTGCGGGCGGTGGTCTCGCGTGCCGAGATCATCTTCCCAAACGAGAGGGAGGCCCTCGTTATGACCCGCGCGGAGAGTGTCGAGGAGGCGGCGAGGGTTCTTCACGAGTGGGGCGCAGGAATTGTGGTCGTAACCCGCGGCGAGAGAGGAGTCCTCGTTTACGACGGGGAGTTCCAGGAGTTCCCCGCCCTTTCGATAGACCCACATGAGATAGTGGACCCCACTGGGGCCGGGGACGCCTTCGCCGGCGGCTTCCTGGCCGGCTACGCCAGGGGAGAGCCCTTGGAGACCTGCGTAAAACTCGGACTGGAGAGGGCGAGGGAGGTCCTGAAGAAAAAGGGGAGCTGGAGCATCTAG
- a CDS encoding DUF58 domain-containing protein, translating to MQPVPRTPTPAELGKGPAEDAGPEGRMVPTEKAEELFLALWLLVLIAFLLLRWDLVYLLLPALWLVFVAVFFFKPKMDVELERVIPHNRFLEGTEIEIVLKIRAGERIPSLKVREDLPEGLELIDGRTEWVLSLRKGELRELRYRVRVKRGIHEFNWVELSYRDPFGFFHFTKKFDLYTELIGVPIIEDVPTPYSTRGTKITVGSLPSPRVGEGVEFHAIREYQPGDPLKIINWKATARTGRIMANEYESERKVDVIFIVDASYTGELVFDDLIRAAASLMLNALNSGTSFGLLLAEEVPLWVRPDYGKRHFFKCIDFLSTARPDRNNMIAYQVEHLIRSHFPPRAQLVYFSPLLTEESREALRIMSAFGYNVVVISPDPYTAVEPKSREEELALKLLSLHRRAVLRKMAGYGRIIDWDVRKPLKAAIAEVIQV from the coding sequence GTGCAGCCGGTTCCAAGGACTCCAACACCCGCTGAACTTGGGAAGGGGCCCGCTGAGGACGCCGGGCCAGAGGGGAGAATGGTTCCAACGGAAAAGGCTGAAGAGCTTTTCCTGGCCCTCTGGCTTCTTGTCCTCATCGCCTTCCTCCTGCTCCGCTGGGATCTGGTTTACCTCCTCCTTCCGGCCCTTTGGCTGGTCTTCGTCGCGGTGTTCTTCTTCAAGCCCAAGATGGACGTCGAGCTGGAGAGGGTGATTCCCCACAACCGCTTCCTCGAGGGCACTGAGATTGAGATAGTGCTCAAAATAAGGGCCGGCGAGAGGATTCCAAGCCTCAAGGTGAGGGAGGACCTTCCCGAGGGGCTTGAGCTGATAGACGGGAGAACCGAGTGGGTGCTGTCCCTGAGGAAAGGCGAGCTGAGGGAGCTCCGCTACCGCGTCCGCGTTAAGCGCGGAATCCACGAGTTCAACTGGGTCGAGCTGAGCTACCGCGATCCCTTCGGCTTCTTCCACTTCACGAAGAAGTTCGACCTCTACACCGAGCTCATAGGCGTTCCCATAATAGAGGACGTTCCAACGCCCTACTCCACGAGGGGAACCAAGATAACCGTCGGCTCCCTTCCCAGCCCGAGGGTCGGCGAGGGCGTGGAGTTCCACGCTATCCGGGAGTACCAGCCCGGCGATCCGCTGAAGATAATCAACTGGAAGGCCACCGCCAGGACCGGCAGGATAATGGCCAACGAGTACGAGAGCGAGCGCAAGGTGGACGTGATATTCATCGTCGATGCCTCCTACACCGGGGAGCTGGTCTTCGACGACCTCATTCGAGCCGCCGCCTCGCTCATGCTCAACGCCCTGAACAGCGGAACCAGCTTCGGCCTGCTCCTGGCAGAGGAGGTTCCCCTCTGGGTCCGCCCGGACTACGGCAAGAGGCACTTCTTCAAGTGCATCGACTTCCTCAGCACGGCCAGGCCCGACAGGAACAACATGATAGCCTACCAGGTCGAGCACCTGATACGCTCCCACTTCCCGCCGAGGGCGCAGCTGGTCTACTTCTCCCCCCTCCTCACCGAGGAGAGCAGGGAGGCGCTCAGGATAATGTCCGCCTTCGGCTACAACGTCGTCGTCATAAGCCCGGACCCCTACACCGCCGTTGAGCCAAAGAGCCGCGAGGAGGAGCTGGCCCTCAAGCTGCTCAGCCTCCATAGGAGGGCCGTGCTAAGGAAAATGGCGGGCTATGGGAGGATAATAGACTGGGACGTCAGGAAGCCGCTGAAGGCCGCGATAGCGGAGGTGATCCAGGTATGA